A stretch of Porites lutea chromosome 5, jaPorLute2.1, whole genome shotgun sequence DNA encodes these proteins:
- the LOC140939059 gene encoding uncharacterized protein, with protein MELARNAATEIAFVGEDDVVSKQIPPPAASASLRKIGAEYTESSSDESIDPKGEIPEGYRLVSMDSLKEFARRIHSNSQCASGHLELREISTNRFGLSSSIYAICDDCGLTEFLGTGEHNSLDNGPRTVQGKDVNRRVVYAASEMGFGTLSSRLYTQKCK; from the exons ATGGAACTGGCGAGAAACGCTGCTACTGAAATCGCGTTTGTCGGTGAAGATGATGTTGTGAGTAAACAGATTCCACCGCCTGCTGCTTCGGCTTCTCTGAGAAAAATTGGTGCTGAATACACAGAAAGCTCTTCCGATGAAAGTATAGATCCAAAAGGTGAGATACCAGAAGGATACCGTCTTGTGTCCATGGATAGTCTCAAAGAATTTGCAAGAAGGATTCATTCAAATTCGCAATGTGCTTCCG gcCATCTAGAACTTCGAGAAATAAGCACAAACCGATTTGGCCTCAGCAGCAGCATATATGCTATTTGTGATGACTGCGGTCTGACGGAATTTCTGGGTACTGGTGAACATAATTCCTTAGACAACGGCCCTAGAACTGTGCAAGGGAAGGATGTAAATCGCCGAGTGGTTTATGCTGCCAGCGAAATGGGGTTTGGCACGTTGTCTTCCAGGCTTTATACCCAAAAATGCAAATGA